A single region of the Bacteroidota bacterium genome encodes:
- a CDS encoding helix-turn-helix transcriptional regulator, translating into MIYKEFKPNPSLADYVQLIWIMESENETEKYEKSQIMPDGIVEVIFHYEEPFITHEQNGEKFKQPKGFAVSMMRKYIEIESDGKTGFISIRFFPWGAYHFFKEPIKYFLDQTIDSEKLWKEQNEKMLKKISSTSNHEEKINIVEDFLVEQLKENKQNDKQIDDAVKLIRTSKGQIPIEEIAEKVFLTKRTLERKFLETVGTSPKIFSRITRFLNICHHLEEHRNKTLTQLTYECGYYDQAHFIKDFREFSGFTPKEFFAKQNVFFADI; encoded by the coding sequence ATGATTTATAAAGAATTCAAACCAAATCCATCCCTTGCCGACTATGTGCAACTTATATGGATTATGGAATCAGAAAATGAAACGGAGAAGTATGAGAAATCCCAAATCATGCCAGATGGTATTGTTGAAGTCATTTTTCATTATGAAGAGCCATTCATAACGCATGAACAAAATGGGGAAAAATTCAAACAGCCAAAAGGTTTTGCCGTTTCCATGATGAGAAAATACATAGAGATTGAATCGGATGGAAAAACAGGATTTATTTCAATCCGTTTCTTTCCGTGGGGTGCTTATCATTTTTTCAAAGAACCGATTAAATATTTTCTTGACCAAACAATTGACTCTGAAAAATTATGGAAAGAACAAAATGAGAAAATGTTGAAAAAGATTTCTTCAACATCAAACCACGAAGAAAAAATAAATATAGTGGAAGATTTTTTAGTAGAACAATTAAAAGAAAATAAACAAAACGATAAGCAAATTGATGACGCAGTTAAACTTATCCGTACTTCCAAAGGACAAATACCAATTGAAGAAATTGCCGAAAAAGTTTTTCTGACTAAACGAACACTTGAGCGAAAGTTTCTGGAAACAGTTGGAACTTCCCCTAAGATATTTTCACGCATCACCCGTTTTCTCAACATCTGCCACCATCTGGAAGAACACAGAAACAAAACTCTTACGCAACTAACTTATGAATGCGGTTATTATGACCAAGCACACTTTATAAAAGATTTCAGAGAGTTCTCGGGCTTCACGCCTAAAGAATTTTTTGCAAAGCAAAATGTATTTTTCGCTGACATTTAA
- a CDS encoding T9SS type A sorting domain-containing protein, producing MKTLLLISTVFFSLTVMYKSTNAQGTWTQKANFGATAREKAVGFSIGTKGYTGTGYDASNPNNNDFWEYDPSNDTWTQKANYNGTARRGAVGFSIANKGYMGTGFDGVNKKTFSEYDPSTNIWTPLSLFGGTARQEAVGFSIGNKGYVGTGYDGTLKNDFWEYDPISDSWTQLANFGGTARQSAVGFSIGTKGYVGTGYDGTFKKDFWEYDPSLNQWVQKTNFGGTPRDGAVGFSIGNNGYIGTGEDGSTSLLDFWEYSPTSNTWLQQTNAGGSPRNNAIGFSIGLKAYIGTGIEIINGFYFQDFWEYCDTCSVIGVNEIIINNSISIYPNPFSTHTVLQTDNLLHNATITVYNSQGQAVKEITQITTGQTVILFRDNLSSGLYFLRLTGDNKNLATDKFVITD from the coding sequence ATGAAAACACTTTTACTTATCTCAACAGTCTTTTTCTCCTTGACAGTTATGTACAAATCAACAAATGCGCAAGGTACTTGGACGCAAAAAGCAAACTTTGGCGCAACAGCAAGAGAAAAAGCTGTTGGTTTTTCTATTGGCACAAAAGGATACACAGGAACAGGATATGACGCGAGCAATCCAAATAACAATGATTTCTGGGAATATGATCCTTCTAATGATACTTGGACACAAAAAGCAAATTATAATGGAACTGCACGCAGAGGAGCTGTTGGGTTTTCCATCGCTAATAAAGGATATATGGGTACAGGATTTGACGGAGTGAACAAAAAAACATTCTCAGAATATGATCCTTCCACAAATATATGGACACCACTGTCGCTTTTTGGCGGAACTGCACGCCAGGAAGCTGTTGGGTTTTCCATAGGTAATAAAGGATATGTGGGAACAGGATATGATGGAACATTGAAAAACGATTTTTGGGAATATGACCCTATATCTGATTCATGGACTCAATTGGCAAATTTTGGTGGAACTGCCCGCCAGTCAGCCGTTGGTTTTTCCATAGGCACTAAAGGATATGTGGGAACAGGATATGATGGAACATTTAAAAAAGATTTCTGGGAATATGACCCTTCCTTAAACCAGTGGGTTCAAAAGACAAATTTTGGAGGGACACCACGTGACGGTGCTGTTGGATTCTCCATTGGGAATAATGGATATATAGGCACGGGTGAAGACGGAAGCACTTCACTCCTGGATTTCTGGGAATACAGCCCCACTTCAAACACATGGCTTCAGCAAACAAATGCGGGCGGATCTCCCAGAAATAATGCGATAGGATTTTCAATAGGATTAAAAGCATATATAGGAACAGGAATAGAAATCATTAATGGATTCTATTTTCAGGATTTTTGGGAATATTGCGACACTTGTTCTGTTATTGGAGTAAATGAAATTATTATTAACAATTCAATTTCAATTTATCCTAATCCCTTTTCCACACACACAGTTTTGCAAACAGACAATCTTTTACATAACGCAACCATCACGGTTTACAATTCACAAGGGCAGGCAGTAAAAGAAATAACCCAGATAACTACGGGGCAGACAGTTATTCTGTTCCGCGACAACCTTTCAAGCGGACTCTATTTTCTTCGCTTGACAGGGGATAATAAAAATTTAGCAACAGACAAATTTGTAATCACCGACTAA
- a CDS encoding WG repeat-containing protein, with protein sequence MKPQLKKGTSLEYEMADFDVCDQYQFTIISEKPEFSFAWRIASESEEHNAIVNIPLIILKNADESHTISQGDFALKDVINSNKGLPPFLISKKIHAELKKKGKSKLIYGGIKYNELILTETTTHTVNIKDKQEKIPVLIVKAKNDREKQEDKLIIWDDKNYPIVIKATMFGSSDYYWELKKIGEEKINKKKVAVKKRVLYEIGENRTIYLEGTLYGMVDTVSSKDIFHPKYIDIKKFREKLALVKKETKKKNKYKYGFIDVNGKELSGGLKYDVANEFSDGLAFVIVDLPDMFAQRLGQKGDRQFIDTTGKTVFALSNDIDGILYGFHNGFCRVLKLDTVDKINKHGFIDKTGKPISKLEYDDADDFEHGIALVKKGNYFGYINAEGKEIIPIEHQTKGTFYENKIIIMNKEGAQVEYDMKNNK encoded by the coding sequence ATGAAACCACAACTAAAAAAAGGGACTTCATTAGAATACGAAATGGCAGATTTTGATGTATGCGACCAATATCAATTCACCATCATTTCAGAAAAACCTGAATTTTCTTTTGCGTGGCGAATTGCTTCTGAATCAGAAGAACATAATGCCATTGTAAACATTCCATTAATCATACTGAAAAATGCAGATGAGAGCCATACTATTTCACAGGGTGATTTTGCATTAAAAGATGTCATCAATTCAAACAAAGGATTGCCACCTTTTTTAATCAGTAAAAAAATTCATGCCGAACTAAAGAAAAAAGGAAAATCAAAATTGATATATGGAGGAATTAAATACAATGAATTAATATTGACTGAAACAACTACGCATACTGTCAATATAAAAGATAAGCAAGAAAAAATTCCCGTATTAATTGTAAAAGCAAAAAACGACAGAGAAAAACAGGAAGACAAATTAATTATATGGGATGATAAAAATTACCCGATTGTTATTAAAGCAACGATGTTTGGCAGTAGCGATTACTACTGGGAACTTAAAAAAATAGGAGAAGAAAAAATAAATAAAAAAAAGGTTGCCGTCAAAAAAAGAGTTTTGTATGAAATAGGCGAAAACAGAACAATTTATTTAGAAGGAACTCTTTATGGAATGGTTGATACTGTATCCAGTAAAGATATTTTTCATCCTAAATACATTGATATAAAAAAGTTCCGAGAAAAACTGGCATTAGTAAAAAAAGAAACCAAGAAAAAAAACAAATACAAATATGGATTTATTGATGTGAATGGAAAAGAACTTTCAGGTGGTTTGAAATATGATGTTGCCAATGAGTTTTCAGATGGATTGGCTTTTGTAATTGTTGATTTGCCCGATATGTTTGCACAACGGCTCGGGCAAAAAGGAGACAGGCAGTTTATTGACACTACAGGAAAAACTGTCTTTGCATTATCAAACGACATAGACGGAATTCTTTATGGATTTCACAATGGATTTTGCAGGGTATTAAAATTAGACACTGTTGATAAAATTAATAAGCACGGCTTTATAGATAAAACAGGAAAACCGATTTCAAAATTAGAATACGATGACGCTGATGATTTTGAACACGGAATAGCGTTAGTAAAAAAAGGAAATTATTTTGGCTACATCAATGCAGAAGGAAAAGAAATAATACCCATTGAACATCAAACAAAAGGGACATTTTATGAAAATAAAATAATCATAATGAATAAAGAAGGAGCACAGGTAGAATATGATATGAAAAATAATAAATAA
- a CDS encoding VOC family protein translates to MENIISWFEIPAHNLDRAKKFYQSILGLELKDGGFGSDEMAFFPSDLKNVSGAIVKGEHRRPHNDGVLVYLNGGNNLNNILSKVNSAGGKVLVEKTLILPEAGYFGIFFDTEGNQIGIHSIN, encoded by the coding sequence ATGGAAAATATTATCTCATGGTTTGAAATCCCTGCACACAATCTTGACCGTGCAAAAAAATTCTATCAAAGTATTTTAGGTCTTGAATTAAAAGATGGCGGTTTTGGAAGCGATGAAATGGCTTTCTTCCCTTCCGACCTGAAAAATGTTTCAGGAGCCATTGTAAAAGGAGAACACCGCAGACCGCATAATGACGGAGTTCTTGTTTATCTTAATGGCGGAAACAATTTAAACAACATTCTTTCAAAAGTCAATTCGGCAGGTGGAAAAGTTCTTGTGGAAAAAACACTCATCCTCCCCGAAGCGGGATACTTCGGAATTTTCTTTGACACAGAAGGGAACCAAATAGGAATTCACTCAATAAATTAA